In the genome of Mytilus edulis chromosome 3, xbMytEdul2.2, whole genome shotgun sequence, one region contains:
- the LOC139517179 gene encoding uncharacterized protein, with protein sequence MIQLLLFFWVSKLSWMLVSASYQDCIDAIDTGCRQGVTDLNKYCLTDGRIINGSCNFHKEFCLQTYFHNETIELQSHGTHCQYHDHNTWYNPNITTGSVNLFSNIIHGIDDRLKAVEVAGHTPKEAIKIFSKQDHTHKIYIRNTNCWAYGLDLSCISPWNSYGNNRKAGTLLSPRHAVWARHYSIKVNSTLRFVDQNNNVFDRKIIKTRAIPVRTNSTNHRAYLSGFDMVIGLLDSDVPSNISFAKVLPKYFQEFHPLRMYVRLPTLCTDFEEKALIDDFSIQTHNMARLTVPFRNTTRHQYYEPKISGDSGNPCFFVVENELVFLFVFTFGGAGSGTSIQYHHDDVNQIMHSLGGGYQLTEVDLSKYLGNHDINSLFG encoded by the exons ATGATACAATTGCTGTTATTCTTTTGGGTCTCAAAAT TATCATGGATGTTAGTAAGTGCTTCCTACCAAGATTGTATCGACGCCATAGATACTGGATGTAGACAAGGAGTTACCGACCTTAACAAATATTGTTTGACTGACGGCAGGATTATAAATGGCAG ttgCAATTTCCACAAGGAATTTTGTCTTCAGACATATTTCCATAATGAGACGATTGAGCTTCAAAGTCACGGCACTCATTGTCAGTACCATGATCATAATACATGGTATAACCCGAACATTACAACTGGATCAGTAAATCTATTCTCAAATATAATTCATGGTATAGACGATCGTCTAAAGGCAGTAGAGGTTGCAGGACATACTCCGAAAGAAGCTATCAAAATATTCTCAAAACAGGATCATACTCATAAAATATACATCAGAAATACTAACTGCTGGGCATACGGACTagatttatcatgtatatctccaTGGAATAGCTACGGCAACAATAGGAAAGCGGGCACACTTCTGTCACCTCGTCATGCTGTGTGGGCTAGGCATTACAGTATCAAAGTAAATTCAACTCTCCGATTCGTTGATCAAAACAATAATGTATTCGATCGAAAAATAATCAAAACTAGAGCTATACCCGTCAGAACAAATTCCACGAACCACCGGGCATATCTTTCTGGCTTCGATATGGTTATTGGTCTTTTGGATAGCGACGTTCCTTCAAATATAAGTTTTGCAAAAGTActtccaaaatattttcaagaattCCATCCATTGCGTATGTATGTAAGGCTACCAACACTGTGTACGGATTTTGAAGAAAAGGCACTGATTGACGACTTTTCAATTCAGACACACAACATGGCTCGCTTAACAGTTCCGTTCCGGAATACAACACGTCACCAGTATTATGAGCCTAAGATAAGTGGAGATAGCGGCAATCCATGTTTCTTTGTCGTCGAAAATGAACTTGTATTTCTTTTCGTATTTACCTTTGGTGGAGCGGGTTCTGGCACTTCCATTCAGTATCACCATGATGATGTTAACCAAATTATGCATAGCCTTGGGGGAGGATATCAGCTTACAGAGGTTGATCTGTCTAAATACCTTGGGAATCATGACATAAATAGCCTATTTGGGTAA